CGCAAATTTTTTTCGGAATCTCGATATTACTTAGCTGAAGCGCGGGCATAAGATCAAATTCTTTAAAAAATTCCTGCGCGATTTTAATCGCAAGGGGCAGGTTTTTCTCCCCGATCAGCTCCGCGCCGATCTGATAAAACTCGTCGCTTGGGTATTTAAAAGTAGGCTGGACATAAAATAGCCGCCTTAGCTTATCGTCTTTCAGCCGCTTGCGCACGATACGCACGACATCCACGGTGCTATCTGCGCGAAGCGCGAGCTCGTGGTTTGTGGGATCGGAGAGCTTAAGAAGCTTTTGCGGCGCGACGCTTAGGTGCTGATGATATGAAAAATATGGCGTTAAAATTTCGCTAAAGTCGTTTTTATCGAGGATTTCGCTCGCTTTATTTTCCAGCTTGCGCTTGAGCTGCGCGCTCTTTCCGAAATAAAGCCTCGAGCCGTTAGGTATCTCGTGATCGAAATCGGCGCTAACGCTATCTATCATGCTGCCTCCAAATCGCTTATGAACTGATTTAGCCGCGTTTTAAAGCTCTGAATGAAGCTTGCCAAAGCGCGATAATCAAGCGAAAGAATATCTAAAATTTGCTTACGTATTTCTGTAGTTAGCGCAAATTTTTCGCTGCCGGCGCTTTGAGTTTTGTTTAAAATTTCGCCGAATTTTGCTCTAAAGCCTTCGAACTCTCCAGGGCTCAGATCGCCCGCATCGGCGCGCGAAACGAAGCTTAAAGCAAGCTCTTTATAATCAAGCGCGTTTAAAAAGCCGATAAACTCGTCCTTGCCGATAGCCGCGAGCTTCGGCGTGTCTTTAAAGCGCGCGATGAAAGCGTCTATCTCTTTGCGATCAAGCGCTTTTGCGATAAAATTTCCCTGAAGATAGTTAAATTTCAAATTGTTTAAAAGCCGCAGCGATAGCGCGTTTTCGACCCCTTGAGCACCGAGAGCGAATCCAAACTCCCGCTTTAGCTTGCCCGTGATCTCCACCATCGTTCGGATAGCATTTTTTTTCTTGCCTATGTCCAGGCAGAGCTCGCGGTCGATTTTAACGACATCGAAAGGCTGGGCATTCAAGAATGGGATATTATTTTTATTTGCGCTATTAAGAGCAAATTTAATCCCAAGATCCGCATAACGCCCACGCGCAGGGGCGAATTCCTTAAAATTTTGCTCGCTAAAATCGGTTATCTCAAACATCAACTCGCCTTTTGCATTAGCCCTGTCTCGCAAGCTGTGAGCTACGAAATCGTAAAATTCGTCGTTTGTAAGCACGGCTAAACTTACATTTATCGAGCAGTTTGCGCCAGTTTGAGCGTTAAATTCCATCATCTTTGAAAACGCAAATTTTGAGATTGGCAACTCAAATCGCGGCTCGCTTAATATCTGCGCAAAATCCTGCGGGGCAAGAATTCCGCGCTTTCCGCGATCCCAGCGTAAAAGCAGCTCATATCCGTAAATCTGCGCGCCGCTAATGATCGGCTGATAGAGCACGAAAAACTCCCCCTCTTCGATCGCCGCAGCAATCCCTTCCTCGCTAGGTTCGTCTGCTTCGGCGCGCTCAAAGATGCAGTAGCGGTTTTTGCCGCTCGTTTTAGCGCGATACATCGCCCTATCCGCGCGCGATAAAAGTCCTGAAAAATCGATCTTTTCGCTGCCGTCGTAAAATGCTGCGCCAACGCTGATGCTTGCGCTAATTTCGTTGCCTTTAAGATTAAATTTCATCTTTGAAATTCCAAGTAGGCGATCTAATAGCACATGCGCGGCATCCTTGCTTTGCAGATCGCCGATTATCGCGCCGAACTCATCGCCGCCTAGGCGCGCCAAGATATCGCCCTTGCGCAACAGCCCGCTCATCGCTTTTGAGATCGCTTGTAAAAACATATCGCCGACCTCGTGCCCGTAGGTGTCATTGATCGCCTTAAAGCCGTCGAAATCGATGAAAAGCACCGCCATAAGCTTGGAATTTTCGCCCGAGTTTGCGGTAAATCTCTGCGCAGCCTTCATAAAATACACTCTATTTGGAAGCCCGGTAAGCGCGTCGTGATGGGCGATCTTAGCTAGCTCGCTCTCTTTTTGCTTGATCTGCGAAATTTCGGTAAACATCAAGATGAAATTTGAAGTAAGCGAAAAATCATCCTTTATCGCAATTGCCGTAAATAGCGCAGGAAAGGTGCCACCACCTCTTTTTAGTCCGTAAATTTCATCTTTGTAAGAGGTCTGTTTGCCGACGAGATTTTTTCTAATCCTCTCCATCACGTCTGCTCCGCCCTCCGTAGGAGCGAAGAAATTTGGAATTTTGCCGATGGTTTGGCTTTCGCTATAGCCGGTGATTTCGTAAAAGGCGTTATTAGCGCGCAGTACTCGACCGCTCTCATCTGTGATTAAAATCGCCTCTAGCGAGCGCGAAAAGACGTTGGCGTTTAAATTTAACTCCAGCTCCGTCTGCTTGCGCGAGCTAATATCTTCGAGCGTAGTTTTTACAAGGCGAGAGCGAGAGCCGTGCTTTTCGGTGACGTAGCCTTGCATACTGATCCAAGTATAGGCATTAGCGGCGTTTCGCAGACGGAATTCGCAGCTAAAATCGCTCCTAAGCCCGGCGGTACATTCGCGGATCATTTTAT
The nucleotide sequence above comes from uncultured Campylobacter sp.. Encoded proteins:
- a CDS encoding ATP phosphoribosyltransferase regulatory subunit, with amino-acid sequence MIDSVSADFDHEIPNGSRLYFGKSAQLKRKLENKASEILDKNDFSEILTPYFSYHQHLSVAPQKLLKLSDPTNHELALRADSTVDVVRIVRKRLKDDKLRRLFYVQPTFKYPSDEFYQIGAELIGEKNLPLAIKIAQEFFKEFDLMPALQLSNIEIPKKICEILNLPLEIFEKGKIETLLEQNLPWLDATARATSLKDVRALRAQAPEELVPCLDEILSLGVDYERICVSLLYYSKMRYYDALFFRFLDAGAVYCNGGNYEIDGLKSSGFALLVDALIEKIMQKDEK
- a CDS encoding diguanylate cyclase — translated: MKNKKDFVTERFNAALILGAALLTLVVVCEISFLRTRIATQLDLRTRTAITLLKNTDESLFSELEILKENILSLDARHEAAQSELYADLIRNVVKSSHRFDAIFYLRARGAKQESLAHFSSDARISDLGEIRLADIASELKKDEWVSRYMMMDGAWRYFLIKRVNADSYLLGFANTARPIARLSSLGDILVFNAEGKFFNASGSVTDILGQDFDFSRLGEVVSFEDESGLGFAYLAKFGDNFVMASERAGYFLGADDFIVVALAAAILAYLILLISNFTFLKKRVFIPLAAVQNALRQGDYHSKIRDIEALNPLSSVLEISKSIDEVLKSNLRHGDFSLSFKDALKYSSLSVLSIDNVAGTIESASNGARELYGDDVVGRNIFALQAGSFYDHAYQTQRANYVKENYVVTRQETKNGVKDLYVKKSYIRDGSKISTLFVVLDASKYRRFYDETKQKYEYLNHAPIVTLVFDYTSGKIVDASKNIKELWGYEAAQFLSGEIRLWDLLDEKDANEAKNEILNRLADMPAEELSFSQSYKIRHNDNIRYSYEVSIYVKKSAARAAFYFQNIDDDVKAIRGLQEDLDFYRTVIETRNFCTCLIDLDAQTLSFDKNYFKILKYRGKRLNTAMSFGEFSYEIYFADLENFNKMIRECTAGLRSDFSCEFRLRNAANAYTWISMQGYVTEKHGSRSRLVKTTLEDISSRKQTELELNLNANVFSRSLEAILITDESGRVLRANNAFYEITGYSESQTIGKIPNFFAPTEGGADVMERIRKNLVGKQTSYKDEIYGLKRGGGTFPALFTAIAIKDDFSLTSNFILMFTEISQIKQKESELAKIAHHDALTGLPNRVYFMKAAQRFTANSGENSKLMAVLFIDFDGFKAINDTYGHEVGDMFLQAISKAMSGLLRKGDILARLGGDEFGAIIGDLQSKDAAHVLLDRLLGISKMKFNLKGNEISASISVGAAFYDGSEKIDFSGLLSRADRAMYRAKTSGKNRYCIFERAEADEPSEEGIAAAIEEGEFFVLYQPIISGAQIYGYELLLRWDRGKRGILAPQDFAQILSEPRFELPISKFAFSKMMEFNAQTGANCSINVSLAVLTNDEFYDFVAHSLRDRANAKGELMFEITDFSEQNFKEFAPARGRYADLGIKFALNSANKNNIPFLNAQPFDVVKIDRELCLDIGKKKNAIRTMVEITGKLKREFGFALGAQGVENALSLRLLNNLKFNYLQGNFIAKALDRKEIDAFIARFKDTPKLAAIGKDEFIGFLNALDYKELALSFVSRADAGDLSPGEFEGFRAKFGEILNKTQSAGSEKFALTTEIRKQILDILSLDYRALASFIQSFKTRLNQFISDLEAA